A genome region from Bombus pyrosoma isolate SC7728 linkage group LG14, ASM1482585v1, whole genome shotgun sequence includes the following:
- the LOC122575006 gene encoding transcriptional regulator ATRX homolog isoform X1 yields MSLFKRDTKNRVYMKERLARVEEVKKSIRSLCDNDSSTPEDVRPFFYKFGNSRDNSSERSSDKDGINRPKQAKTSRRESSEEESETAHHKQKKGKEHLKNDGHKKIMRNKKVDSNNIRKEKNKIRNSVSSDSDDAIYEKSAEKKTKRHSSLKSKQKDFNLYREDADSNSGKEFPKSKISLSGLSVLKKAGKGRVISTESNPESTSQLIKKTRISKEQSLQFKSHVVKIFNQFKAICSEYEIQMEHVKWKYFKKELTYQESAFNVIEKSKNVINNLKMELNAQEEELTNFYEEWSKSHKVQSIAHEDCSLSDNEIAKEKGDAEESNKSENSSNAASAVSECDNEEIFSDEGTSNTKINVDKNKTNNTLTKISEKLVGDNEKSDQIISSILDNKKEDKTYTRDDLKVIDANEMTSEEYQISTNEHAMNESIDDIFEDTDINDLIEARDECRNENGLKLKELEKDNKDNRDKNSCPTKIENAKSKLVFSDGIVESTEEKKNDVLDDIDAEEQAKRAMLESDSETPTNDESLNEKFIESFNTNDSFEEKDVSQSKKIKCDKKEGKDKTQSNSIYGNNSLEKLDELVNEEVCAKRALLESNSDDSMSPCDKKESLSKKHYFSDSSENSSSDNDIKLKPLIINTSSKKNKDEDKNLTKDKKALDSREPACLPKINYAGSDKKLKMFCKVVVEKLPENALKKYKNALEKSRQYLENKELRSLIDLDRLQNNRKNTFGSTRSFLSRKAKKTKVKEIEDSLLNHLKNENAEKDSDITENIGEDSDINNDISIAKIQANFQTNRELMLEADAVTKKALLYSSDSDIGEQKESTSENSNSEENKSKTKSKDLSKRSTQKAEKKSSDKENDDKWKKNKWRRNKLLTMKFSSDSDSDVAREKWNKKQKGTEKAEESYIGHSAIKVVKRERRNRRQIIDSDSDLQVINSDTKSNKSAMSEDNMSSDSDSSVGKPKKMRKRKTHKSSGSDSSIIEKRTKPKRRRIKNMSSNSDENSDKDLDITNSQGTPGKKGRKNIRKVMKDKQVTSDTKQAAKEEEERLKRIAERQKLYNEMYEARLAGEEKVDKLVLDFDPETKAELVTVHENLVKRLKPHQAEGIKFMWDACFESLERVNSSSGSGCIIAHCMGLGKTLQVIALGHTLLTHEKTGVKTIMIVCPLSTVLNWVNEFTNWLKDIEHDIEIYEMTKLRKNIERKFQLESWQRTGGVLIIGYEMFRNLSGTNNKMRKNIKEAVLQYLINPGPDVVVCDEGHLLKNEDTALSKSMKQIKTLRRIVLTGTPLQNNLIEYHCMVQFVKPNLLGTKKEFLNRFGNPITNGQFDDSTEYDVTLMKKRAYVLHKMLKGCVQRFDYSVLTPFLPPKQEYVIFVSLTEMQINMYQHYLDNFARRIRNANGTLFADFQSLQRIWTHPLVLRMNAEKIEKINEKKFEISDSEGSLKDFIDDAEIETTTSMSTEEDDDIVTIDTNVTKNIRTNSKNNRPEAEIIPEEPEKKEEEWWLQFVKLEHFEDMRVSSKLILLFGILKECEQIGDKVLVFSQSLYSLSLIEQFLEKIDNTTQNGEDLEYIDGHTGSWSLGLDYFRMDGQTSAENRNAWCRIFNEPSNTRARLFLISTRAGGLGINLTAANRVIIFDASWNPSHDVQSIFRVYRFGQKKPCYVYRFLAAGTMEEKIYNRQVTKLSLSCRVVDEQQIERHYSNQNLNELYTFERNNGEKPTLNLPKDRLLAEIFLKYKNFVENYHEHDSLLENKAEEELNEEERKQAWLEYEEEKKGKPPIMPSYSMAFPNNMMLNQYKIPPPLSIGTDYEKLRILLQKDYPNATPQTQQMMTANVLTNMYNYMEQHSFYNTANSIIDQNTNLTSVPNMAQTSYSVPNRIKNLSNQQKDYRITDIRSGDVDDDVVEVISTTVNNKNKNQEE; encoded by the exons ATGTCTTTGTTCAA AAGGGACACTAAAAACAGAGTATATATGAAAGAACGGCTTGCAAGAGTggaagaagtaaaaaaatcAATACGGTCATTATGTGACAATGATTCCAGTACTCCTGAAGATGTACGacctttcttttataaatttggaaattcaC GTGATAATTCCAGTGAAAGGTCATCTGATAAGGATGGCATTAACAGACCAAAACAAGCAAAAACGTCTAGAAGAGAATCCTCTGAGGAGGAGAGTGAAACTGCTCATCATAAACAAAAGAAAGGCAaggaacatttaaaaaatgatggGCACAAAAAGATTAtgagaaataagaaagttgattctaataatataagaaaagaaaagaataaaatcagaAATTCAGTTTCTAGTGATTCAGATGATGCAATTTATGAGAAATCTGCtgaaaagaagacaaaaagaCATTCATCATTAAAGTCCAAACAAAAAGATTTCAACTTATATAGGGAAGATGCAGACTCTAATTCTGGCAAAGAATTCCCAAAATCAAAAATTTCTCTTAGTGGCTTGAGTGTCCTGAAAAAAGCTGGGAAGGGTCGAGTAATATCCACTGAGTCAAATCCAGAATCCACATCACAGTTAATAAAAAAGACTAGAATCAGTAAAGAACAAAGCTTACAGTTCAAGTCTCATGttgtgaaaatttttaatcaatttaagGCGATTTGTTCAGAGTATGAAATACAGATGGAACatgtaaaatggaaatattttaagaaagaaTTAACATACCAAGAATCAGCGTTTAATGttatagaaaaatcaaaaaatgtGATCAACAATCTTAAAATGGAACTTAATGcacaagaagaagaattaacaaatttttatgaagaatGGAGTAAAAGTCATAAAGTACAAAGCATAGCTCATGAGGACTGTTCTTTAAGTGATAACGAAATAGCAAAAGAGAAAGGGGATGCAGAAGAATCCAATAAATCCGAGAACAGCTCAAATGCAGCAAGCGCAGTTTCTGAATGTgataatgaagaaatattttctgatgAAGGAacaagtaatacgaaaataaacgttgataaaaacaaaacaaacaatacattaactaaaatttcagaaaaattagTAGGTGACAATGAAAAGAGTGATCAAATTATCTCTTCCATCTTAGACAacaaaaaggaagataaaacTTATACAAGAGATGATTTGAAAGTAATTGATGCAAATGAGATGACATCTGAAGAATATCAGATATCTACGAATGAACATGCTATGAACGAATCCATAGATGATATATTTGAAGATACAGACATTAATGATTTGATAGAAGCCAGAGATGAATGTAGGAATGAAAATGgtttaaaattaaaggaacttgaaaaagataataaagataatagaGATAAAAACTCGTGCCCtactaaaattgaaaatgcaaaatctAAATTAGTTTTTTCTGATGGAATTGTAGAATCAactgaagaaaagaaaaatgacgtTTTAGATGATATTGATGCCGAAGAACAAGCTAAGAGGGCAATGTTAGAATCGGACTCAGAAACACCCACAAATGATGAATCactgaatgaaaaatttattgaaagttTCAACACAAATGAtagtttcgaagaaaaagacgtATCGCAatcgaaaaagataaaatgcgataaaaaagaaggaaaagataaGACACAAAGTAATTctatttatggaaataattcATTAGAAAAACTTGATGAACTCGTTAATGAAGAAGTTTGTGCTAAACGTGCACTTCTTGAATCAAATTCAGATGATTCTATGAGTCCTtgtgataaaaaagaaagtttaagtAAGAAACATTATTTCAGTGACAGTAGTGAAAATTCAAGTTCtgataatgatattaaattgaaaccactaataataaatacttcttcaaagaaaaataaagatgaagataaaaatcttACAAAAGACAAAAAAGCATTGGATTCTAGAGAACCAGCATGTTTacctaaaataaattatgctgggtcagataaaaaattaaaaatgttttgtaaagTTGTTGTCGAAAAATTACCAGAAAATGCTCTTAAAAAGTATAAGAATGCGTTAGAAAAATCTCGACAATATTTAGAGAATAAAGAGCTTAGAAg TCTAATTGATTTGGATAGGTTACAAAACAATCGTAAAAATACTTTTGGCTCAACACGAAGTTTTTTGTCTAGAAAAGCAAAAAAGACTAAAGTAAAGGAAATTGAAGATTCCCTATTGAATCAtttgaaaaacgaaaatgCAGAGAAAGATTCTGATATAACTGAAAATATAGGGGAAGATTCTGATATAAACAATGATATTTCAATCGCAAAAATACAAGCTAATTTCCAAACTAATAGGGAATTAATGTTGGAAGCAGATGCAGTTACTAAGAAAGctcttttatattcttccgACTCAGATATTG GTGAACAAAAAGAATCTACTTCTGAAAACAGTAACAGTGAGGAGAACAAAAGTAAAACCAAATCAAAGGATCTTTCAAAACGATCAACTCAAAAAGCTGAAAAAAAGAGTAGTGATAAG GAAAATGATgacaaatggaaaaaaaataaatggagGCGAAATAAACTATTAACAATGAAGTTCTCCTCTGACTCAGATTCTGATGTTGCAagagaaaaatggaataagaaacaaaaagggACAGAAAAGGCAGAAGAAAGTTATAT tgGACATTCAGCTATCAAAGTTGTAaaacgcgaaagaagaaatcgtaGACAGATTATAGATTCTGATTCAGATCTGCAGGTGATAAATTCTGatacaaaatcaaataaatctgCCATGTCAGAAGATAATATGTCTTCAGATAGTGATTCTTCAGTAGGAAAGCCAAAAAAGATGCGTAAACGTAAGACACATAAATCATCTGGTTCTGACTCTTCGATTATAGAGAAAag AACCAAACCAAAGAGAAGACGCATTAAAAATATGTCCAGTAATAGTGATGAAAATAGCGATAAGGACCTTGATATTACGAATTCTCAAGGAACACCTGGAAAAAAAGGTCGTAAAAATATCCGAAAAGTAATGAAAGATAAGCAAGTTACAAGTGATACTAAGCAAGCTGccaaagaagaggaagaaagactTAAACGTATTGCTGAGAGACAAAAATtg tACAATGAGATGTATGAAGCAAGATTGGCTGGCGAAGAAAAAGTAGATAAGTTGGTATTGGATTTTGATCCTGAAACAAAAGCGGAATTGGTGACTGTCCatgaaaatttagtaaaacGTTTAAAACCCCATCAAGCTGAGGGAATAAAATTCATGTGGGACGCATGCTTTGAATCATTGGAAAGAGTAAATTCTTCTAGCGGATCTGGATGTATAATTGCACATTGTATGGGACTAGGTAAAACTCTTCAAGTAATTGCCTTGGGTCATACACTTTTAACACATGAAAAAACTGGTGTTAAAACAATTATGATCGTTTGTCCCTTGAGCACGGTACTTAATTGGGTAAATGAATTTACGAATTGGTTAAAGGATATAGAACATGACATCGAGATTTACGAAATGACTAA attaaggaaaaatatagaacgaaAGTTTCAATTGGAAAGCTGGCAAAGAACTGGTGGTGTACTCATTATTGGTTATGAAATGTTTAGGAATCTAAGTGgcacaaataataaaatgagaaagaatATCAAAGAAGCAGTTTTacagtatttaataaatcctGGTCCAGACGTCGTAGTTTGCGATGAAGGACATTTACTAAAAAATGAGGATACTGCTCTCAGTAAATCAATGAAACAGATTAAAACATTACGGAGAATTGTACTTACAGGAACACCACtccaaaataatttgatagaat ATCACTGTATGGTACAGTTTGTAAAGCCAAATCTTTtaggaacgaagaaagaatttttaaacagaTTTGGGAATCCAATAACTAATGGTCAATTTGATGATTCTACCGAATATGATGTTACATTAATGAAGAAACGAGCATACGTTTTACATAAGATGTTAAAGGGCTGTGTACAAAGGTTTGATTATTCTGTACTAACACCGTTTTTACCACCAAAACaggaatatgtaatttttgtcaGTCTAACtgaaatgcaaattaatatgtatCAACATTATTTGGATAATTTTGCAAG GCGAATACGCAATGCCAATGGAACTCTTTTCGCAGATTTTCAATCATTACAAAGAATATGGACACATCCCTTGGTTTTGCGAATGAATgcagaaaagatagaaaagataaatgaaaaaaaattcgaaattagtGATTCGGAGGGTTCTTTAAAAGACTTTATTGACGATGCCGAAATAGAGACTACGACCAGTATGAGTACTGAAGAAGATGATGATATTGTAACCATTGATAcaaatgttacaaaaaatataagaactaattcaaaaaataatagacCAG aaGCTGAAATAATTCCTGAAGAACctgaaaagaaggaagaggaatgGTGGTTACAGTTTGTTAAACTCGAACACTTTGAAGATATGAGAGTTTCTTCCAAATTGATACTTCTTTTTGGAATCCTGAAGGAATGTGAACAAATCGGAGACAAAGT CTTGGTATTTTCACAATCGTTGTATTCATTATCTTTAATCGAGCAGTTTCTTGAAAAAATCGATAATACAACACAAAATGGTGAAGATTTGGAATATATAGATGGACATACTGGAAGTTGGTCATTGGGGTTGGACTACTTTCGAATGGATGGTCAAACATCCGCTGAAAATAGAAACGCATGgtgtagaatatttaatgaacCATCAAATACAAGAGCAAGATTGTTCCTAATCTCAACCAGAGCAGGTGGACTGGGAATTAATTTAACTGCTGCCAATCgtgttattatttttgacGCAAGTTGGAATCCTTCTCATGATGTCCAAAGCATATTTCGTGTATACAG atTTGGTCAAAAGAAACCATGTTACGTTTATCGATTTCTAGCAGCTGGAACGATGGAAGAAAAGATCTATAATCGACAAGTGACGAAACTATCACTTTCTTGTAGAGTCGTCGATGAGCAACAAATAGAACGTCATTATAGCAATcagaatttaaatgaattgtACACATTTGAACGAAACAATGGAGAGAAGCCGACTCTGAATTTGCCTAAAGATAGATTATtagcagaaatatttttaaaatataaaaattttgtagagAACTATCATGAACATGATTCtcttttggaaaataaa GCAGAGGAAGAACTGAatgaggaagaaagaaagcaagCTTGGTTAGAATatgaagaggaaaagaaaggaaaaccaCCAATAATGCCATCATATTCAATGGCGTTCCCAAATAATATGATGTTAAATCAATATAAGATTCCGCCACCATTGAGTATTGGCACGGATTATGAAAAACTCCGAATACTTCTTCAAAAGGAT taTCCTAATGCAACACCACAAACCCAACAAATGATGACTGCTAATGTATtaacaaatatgtacaattacaTGGAACAACATTCTTTCTACAATACCGCAAATTCAATAATCGATCag AATACAAACTTAACTTCAGTACCCAATATGGCTCAAACATCTTATTCAGTACCAAATAGAATTAAGAATTTGTCCAATCAACAGAAAGATTATAGGATTACTGATATTAGATCTGGAGATGTTGATGATGATGTTGTAGAG GTTATATCAACCAcagtaaataacaaaaataaaaatcaagaggaatga